Proteins encoded by one window of Cannabis sativa cultivar Pink pepper isolate KNU-18-1 chromosome 4, ASM2916894v1, whole genome shotgun sequence:
- the LOC115714493 gene encoding delta(3,5)-Delta(2,4)-dienoyl-CoA isomerase, peroxisomal has product METYKTLEIIQNKEDSSVFHLLLNRPSKRNALSPELFSEFPRALSSLDHNPNVNVVVLSGAGDNFCGGIDLSELKASERFLSGDRGRGGERIRRHIKGLQDSITAIERCRKPVIASIEGACIGGGIDIVTACDIRFCTKDAYFSVKEVDLAIVADLGTLQRLPSIVGYGNAVELALTGRRFSGPEAKQLGLVSKVFNSKQELEEGVRMVAEGIASKSPLAVTGTKAVLLKSRDLNLEQGLDYVATWNSSMMLSGDLKEAISAQFQKRKPKFAKL; this is encoded by the exons ATGGAGACTTACAAAACCCTAGAAATTATACAGAACAAGGAAGATTCATCGGTATTTCACCTCTTACTCAATCGACCATCGAAACGCAATGCTCTCTCACCGGAATTATTCTCCGAATTTCCCAGAGCCCTCTCGTCTCTCGACCATAACCCTAACGTCAACGTCGTCGTCCTTTCCGGAGCCGGAGACAACTTTTGCGGTGGAATCGATCTTAGTGAGCTAAAGGCCTCCGAACGTTTCCTTTCTGGCGACCGAGGTCGTGGCGGGGAGAGGATCCGACGACACATCAAGGGTTTGCAAGATTCCATAACAGCGATCGAACGGTGCCGAAAACCGGTCATTGCCAGTATCGAGGGTGCATGTATCGGCGGCGGAATTGATATTGTGACGGCATGTGACATTAGGTTTTGCACAAAAGACGCATACTTCTCGGTAAAGGAGGTCGATTTAGCCATCGTTGCTGACCTTGGGACGCTCCAGAGGTTGCCAAGCATCGTTGGGTACGGAAACGCAGTTGAATTGGCATTGACGGGCCGGAGATTTTCGGGTCCGGAGGCGAAGCAATTGGGTTTGGTTTCTAAAGTATTCAATTCCAAGCAAGAACTAGAAGAGGGAGTGAGGATGGTAGCCGAAG GAATTGCTTCAAAATCTCCTTTAGCTGTGACTGGGACAAAGGCAGTGTTACTTAAAAGTAGGGACCTGAATTTGGAACAAGGGTTAGACTATGTTGCTACTTGGAATTCGTCTATGATGTTATCTGGTGATTTAAAAGAGGCTATCTCTGCTCAATTCCAGAAAAGAAAACCAAAATTTGCCAAGCTTTGA